GCCGGACCACTTTCCGCGATCCGGCTCTTGCCTGATGACCACCCGCAACCGTATAAAATGCGCAACATCGGTTGTCCCGTATTATCACATTATACGGCAATACTGCATTTTTGTCAGCATATTCTTAAAAAAAATACGAAATTTCTTAAAAAGATCGATTCCGATAAAACCGTCTATTTCTTTGTATTACAAGAAAATACATATGACTACGTGTTTTTTGTATCGTCTTTATCCGCTTCTTCATCGGCTACGCGGTCGATGCCGACCAGATAATCGGGTGCATCGACTTTGACGACGGACACTCCGGTTGAAGATGCGCCCTGCTCTTTGATATCGCCCGCCGCAACCCGAAGCGTTTTTCCTTGGCTCGTGATGCACAGCACTTCATCTCCGTCGGCAACGGCAAGGGCGCCGATTATTTCGCCGCGCTCTTCGGTATTGCCGTAGCACCGCTGGCCGCCGGTACCGCGTCCGTGCGATTTGAAGTCTTCGGGATTGATGCGCTTGCCGAAGCCTTTTTCGGTGACGAGCATGATGCTTTTACCCGCTTCCGCCCGCACGGCCGCCGCGATCTCGTCTCCTTCGGCAAGTTTCATACCGCGCGTTCCGCGGCTCGCCCGTCCCATCGGCCGCACGTCGTCTTCCGATATGCGGAGCGCTTTTCCTCTGCGTGAAACGAAAAATACGTCGTTTTTGCCGGCGGTCAAAATCGCGCTGACGAGCTTGTCGCCGCCGTCGAGTCTGATCGCGATGACGCCCTTTGTCTTTGCGTTTGCAAAATCGCTGAGCGCTGTTTTTTTGACGACGCCGTTCGTCGTCGCCATGAGCACGTAATTATCTCCGCTGAATTCTTTTACCGTCACCGTCGTCGTAATCTCTTCATCGGCGGAAACGGCGAGCAGGCTTTTGATATGCGAACCGCGGCTCATCTTCGACGCTTCGGGAATTTCGTGGACTTTTATCCAATACGCTTTTCCTTCGTTCGTGATAAACATGATACAGTCGTGCGTCGATGCGATAAAAATCTGGTTGATGTAATCGTCTTCGACGAGGTTTGCGCTGAAGCTGCCCTTGCCGCCTCTCCCCTGACTTTTATACTGCGTCGCGGCAAGTCGCTTGATATAGCCGAGCTTTGAAACGAGGATAACGACGTCTTCCTGTTTGATCATGTCTTCGACGTTGATCTCTTCGATTTCATCCGCAACGATATCGGTGCGGCGGTCGTCGCCGTATTTTTCGGCAAGTTCGTTCGTTTCGGTTTTGACAAGCGCGAGCAGCTTTTCGTGATGCGCAAGGAGATCGCGTAAGTGTGCGATAAGCGCTTCAAGTTCCGCAAGCTCTTTTTTCAAATCGTCGATTTCGAGATGTGTGAGGCGTTTCAACTGCATATCGACGATCGCCTGCGCCTGCACGTCATCGAAATCGAAACGCTTTTTGAGATTGTTTTTCGCTTCTTCGGTGTCGCGGCTCGCGCGGATTATTTTGATCACTTCGTCGATATTGTTGATCGCGACGATGAGCGCCTGCAAAATATGCTCACGCGCGAGCGCTTTGTTGAGTTCGAACTGCGTGCGG
This Treponema socranskii subsp. buccale DNA region includes the following protein-coding sequences:
- the gyrA gene encoding DNA topoisomerase (ATP-hydrolyzing) subunit A; translation: MEEIQTPEGGTLIPIPIDAEVKQAYIDYSMSVITSRALPDVRDGLKPVHRRILYAMDELGLRSSGATRKCAKIVGDVLGKFHPHGDASVYDAIVHLGQDFYLRYPVITPQGNFGTIAGDPAAAYRYTEAKMAKLAEEMVADIDKDTVDFVPNFDETAKEPTVLPSKLPYLLVNGASGIAVGMATNMPPHNLREIASAVSAYIDNPDITIEELSKIVRGPDFPTGGIIFGRGGIKQAYKTGRGKIIVRGRFNIETAKGGRESIIFTEVPYGVNTKVLCERIGELARNKDIDGITGINDESSDRTGMRIVIDLKRGAITKIVLNQLFTKTALQSNFGVINLALVGGRPQILTLKQLVQHFVEHRDQVVTRRTQFELNKALAREHILQALIVAINNIDEVIKIIRASRDTEEAKNNLKKRFDFDDVQAQAIVDMQLKRLTHLEIDDLKKELAELEALIAHLRDLLAHHEKLLALVKTETNELAEKYGDDRRTDIVADEIEEINVEDMIKQEDVVILVSKLGYIKRLAATQYKSQGRGGKGSFSANLVEDDYINQIFIASTHDCIMFITNEGKAYWIKVHEIPEASKMSRGSHIKSLLAVSADEEITTTVTVKEFSGDNYVLMATTNGVVKKTALSDFANAKTKGVIAIRLDGGDKLVSAILTAGKNDVFFVSRRGKALRISEDDVRPMGRASRGTRGMKLAEGDEIAAAVRAEAGKSIMLVTEKGFGKRINPEDFKSHGRGTGGQRCYGNTEERGEIIGALAVADGDEVLCITSQGKTLRVAAGDIKEQGASSTGVSVVKVDAPDYLVGIDRVADEEADKDDTKNT